In Stigmatopora nigra isolate UIUO_SnigA chromosome 18, RoL_Snig_1.1, whole genome shotgun sequence, one genomic interval encodes:
- the itgb4 gene encoding integrin beta-4 isoform X4, producing the protein MAHLFDYFSSQGRKAMERWTLHLSVGLGLLLLLTTFSSYTQANYCFDSRSKTCSECLQAGTGCAYCPEETFNGPRCDLQANILAQGCSAGAMIVAQSAMKIERNQQIDIRRAQSQVSPQQMSMSFLPGEEKMVDVEVFAPTKGPLDLYILMDFSNSMEDDLDNLKRMGQELASLVKKLSDDYTIGFGKFVDKVIEPQTDMRPEKLAKPWPNSDPPFSFENVIKLTNDLNFFTDELQKERISGNLDAPEGGFDAILQAAVCGDKIGWREHSTHLLVFSTESAFHYEADGANVLSGILPRNDEKCHLDGEGRYEKHTSQDYPSIPTLVRLLGKHNIIPVFAVTNHSYTYYKKLQTYFPIAEVGLLQEDSSNILQVMEMAFKSIRSKMSIRAEDRPKAFEAQFLSTAGKVAEYGAFDFKPGAIGKFKLRLKAQRTIDESPVCKMDVDEKEGRIRIKPTTFGSAVNVNARVLCPTCDCEKSAVRNAPRCHGNGDLVCGKCQCHDGWLSTFCNCSASASALDTGLCIGPGSTEPCSGRGDCLECGTCVCYKPDQFEGPYCQYDRTQCQRFGGFLCNDRGSCVMGRCVCSQGWEGNACQCPKSNQTCLDSNGGVCNGRGKCHCGLCECPESSFEMSSTCEPNFQATTLGVCEATRSCAQCQAWKTGEKKNKEECAKCSFRVTMVEELKEADKVLHKCTFRDEEDDCTYHYTVENSKFSASKDLEVQVLMKKDCPAGSLLWLLPLLLFLLLLLALLLLCCWKYCACCKTCCQSCLALLPCCRKGRTVGFKEDEYLLRHSLLTSDHLDTPMVRAGLLKGTDVVRWKVTDNVHRSPNHPQALIKPNPKETIEYPISLRVNRRFSENLSRPDSRDAEQLRKEVADNLNEVYKQIPGAQKIQKTSFRTQRNAGKRQDYTILDTILSAPRSSYPEIVRLTVRNVQSGRFNELKVLPGYYTVATDREATGVIEFQEGVESLDVHVPLFTKDEDDDKKQLLVEATDVPLGIAKIGKRLVNITIIKEHAPSIFSFLQPSYTYSRHDGVANIPIGREIVEDGRTQVSYRTRDLTAKDKKDYVTVDGDLTYGPGETQKTVPVRLLELGEKDALLDDRQVKQFVMDLSNPRQGAKLGRYPRTTITIADPPDPGAIMFKRGTQSFTTADSSYSIPVVRTRNRDGPATVKWRTKKGQRVDLSGTLKFNPGETEKTIVIDPRSHPVLAQPDSFQLELLEPSSNATVGERKTTVVNVVEGGPRSPELAQMQQKGLVSPKNSLPGGRLLAPGNPKAKATGPRSIRLNWDPPAGNPAGYKVKYWIYGDPEKDAQVLDVKTPHADLTNLYPYCDYEMRVSAYNASGNGNETDVVACQTLEDVPGEPGRLAFNVISPTVTQISWAEPAETNGDITAYEVLYTPIDDDMKQMGAAKKVKIDNPKKRMLLIENLVNAQTYQYKVRAKNSVGWGPYRDATINLASQPARPLSIPIIPDVPIVDAEAGDEYDSYLMYSNEVLKSPASSKTPSMSGDDYTTNGKWDQNFLFPGGSATRNLSSSSSPMSSFNSNYRGGSFSTENTTTHYMPGSPLRGDMMGGVSGMHTSEVVMRKRSERSYGEENIRDSIVMGDLANKFAEIEARLSPGVPDTPSRLVFSALGPTALKVSWQEPRCERDISGYSVAYQPLNGGETKRVNVTNPAENSVIIRDLLPNHSYLFKVKAQSQEGWGPEREGVITIESAVDPRSPLSPMPGSPFTLSTPSAPGPLVFTALSPDSLQLSWEKPRKPNGDILGYVVTCEQLHGGADTRSFQVGGDGAETRLTVPDLTENIPYKFKVQAQTTVGFGPEREGIITIESQDAGALSQFHNQSMTRREVFNMPSDMSTMSSISRTMINDPFFSDGMTTTTTTQHVESSGMMSRQVTKEVVQRSVMGATAVSQKMFYDS; encoded by the exons ATGGCCCATTTATTTGATTACTTTTCAAGTCA gGGCAGGAAGGCCATGGAGAGATGGACATTACATCTCTCAGTGGGACTTGGACTTTTGCTCCTTCTCACCACTTTCTCCTCCTACACTCAAG CCAACTATTGCTTTGACAGCAGATCCAAGACCTGCTCGGAATGCCTGCAGGCGGGAACGGGCTGCGCTTACTGTCCCGAAGAG ACCTTTAATGGACCTCGCTGCGACCTGCAAGCAAACATCCTGGCTCAAGGCTGCAGCGCCGGCGCCATGATCGTAGCCCAGAGCGCCATGAAGATCGAAAGA AACCAACAGATTGACATCCGAAGGGCCCAGTCGCAGGTGTCCCCGCAGCAGATGAGCATGTCTTTCCTGCCGGGGGAGGAGAAGATGGTGGACGTGGAAGTTTTTGCTCCCACCAAAGGCCCCTTGGATCTCTACATCCTCATGGACTTCTCCAACTCCATGGAAGACGATTTGGACAACCTGAAGAGGATGGGCCAGGAGCTGG CGTCGCTGGTGAAGAAGCTGTCGGACGACTACACCATCGGTTTCGGGAAGTTTGTGGACAAAGTCATCGAGCCCCAAACCGACATGAGGCCCGAGAA ACTGGCCAAGCCGTGGCCCAATAGCGACCCGCCGTTCTCTTTCGAGAACGTCATCAAGCTGACCAACGACTTGAACTTCTTTACGGACGAGCTACAGAAGGAGAGAATCTCCGGCAACTTGGACGCCCCCGAAGGCGGCTTCGACGCCATCCTCCAGGCCGCCGTCTGCGGG GATAAGATCGGCTGGCGCGAACACAGCACCCACCTGCTGGTTTTCTCCACCGAGTCGGCCTTCCACTACGAGGCGGACGGCGCCAACGTGCTGTCGGGCATCCTGCCCCGCAACGACGAAAAGTGCCACCTGGACGGCGAAGGGCGATACGAGAAGCACACCTCCCAGGATTACCCCTCCATCCCCACTCTGGTCCGCCTGCTGGGCAAACACAACATCATTCCCGTCTTTGCCGTCACCAACCACTCGTACACCTACTACAAG AAACTCCAGACGTATTTCCCCATCGCCGAGGTGGGCCTTCTGCAAGAGGACTCCTCCAACATCCTGCAAGTCATGGAGATGGCCTTTAAG AGTATCCGTTCAAAGATGAGCATTCGGGCAGAAGACCGACCCAAGGCTTTCGAGGCTCAGTTCCTGTCCACCGCCGGAAAGGTGGCAGAATACGGCGCCTTTGATTTCAAGCCGGGCGCCATC GGAAAATTCAAGTTGCGTCTCAAAGCCCAGAGGACCATCGACGAGTCGCCCGTCTGCAAGATGGACGTGGACGAAAAAGAGGGACGGATAAGAATCAAACCCACCACCTTCGGCTCGGCCGTCAACGTGAACGCCAGAGTCCTGTGTCCCACTTGCGACTGCGAGAAG TCGGCCGTCCGGAACGCGCCCAGATGCCATGGAAACGGAGACCTGGTGTGTGGGAAATGTCAGTGCCACGATGGCtg GTTGAGCACATTCTGTAACTGTTCGGCCAGCGCTTCGGCCCTGGACACCGGCCTGTGTATTGGTCCGGGATCGACGGAACCTTGCTCGGGTCGGGGGGATTGCCTGGAATGCGGAACTTGCGTCTGCTACAAACCCGACCAGTTTGAAGGACCTTACTGCCAGTACGACCGAACCCAGTGTCAGCGATTCGGCGGCTTCCTTTGCAATG ACCGCGGCTCGTGCGTCATGGGTCGCTGCGTGTGTTCTCAGGGCTGGGAGGGAAATGCCTGTCAGTGTCCCAAGAGCAACCAAACCTGTCTGGACAGCAACGGG GGTGTTTGCAATGGACGTGGGAAATGCCATTGTGGCCTTTGCGAGTGTCCGGAATCGAGTTTTGAAATGTCATCCACCTGTGAGCCAAATTTCCAG GCCACCACGCTGGGGGTGTGCGAGGCTACGCGGAGCTGCGCCCAGTGTCAGGCTTGGAAGACCGGAGAGAAGAAGAACAAGGAGGAGTGTGCCAAGTGTTCCTTCAGAGTCACCATGGTGGAGGAATTAAAAGAAG ccGACAAGGTGCTTCACAAATGCACGTTCCGAGATGAAGAAGACGACTGCACGTACCACTACACGGTGGAAAACTCCAAATTTTCCGCCTCTAAAGATTTGGAGGTCCAGGTTCTCATGAAGAAAG ATTGTCCAGCTGGCAGCCTTCTGTGGCTGCTCCCTCTCCTCTTGTTCCTCTTGTTACTGCTGGCACTTTTGCTCCTCTGCTGCTGGAAATACTGTGCCTGCTGCAAAACCTGCTGCCAG AGCTGCCTGGCCCTGCTGCCTTGCTGCAGGAAAG GCCGCACGGTGGGATTCAAGGAGGACGAGTATCTTCTCCGCCACTCGCTGCTGACCTCGGACCACCTGGACACGCCCATGGTGAGGGCGGGGCTTCTCAAAGGGACCGACGTGGTCCGCTGGAAGGTGACGGATAACGTGCACCGCAGTCCCAACCACCCCCAGGCCTTGATCAAGCCCAACCCTAAAGAAACCA TCGAGTATCCCATCTCCCTGCGGGTCAACAGGCGCTTTTCCGAGAACTTGTCTCGCCCGGACTCCAGAGATGCGGAACAGCTTCGTAAAGAAGTGGCAGATAAC ctTAACGAGGTCTACAAACAAATTCCCGGGGCCCAGAAAATCCAGAAAACTTCCTTTAG AACACAGAGAAATGcagggaaaag GCAGGACTACACCATCTTGGACACAATCCTGTCGGCGCCCCGCAGCAGCTACCCGGAAATTGTCAGGCTGACTGTGAGAAATGTCCAATCGGGACGCTTCAACGAGCTGAAAGTCTTGCCCGGTTACTACACTGTTGCCACAGACAGGG AGGCTACGGGGGTGATCGAATTCCAAGAGGGCGTGGAGTCGCTGGACGTTCACGTGCCTCTCTTCACCAAAGATGAAGACGACGACAAGAAGCAGCTCCTGGTGGAGGCCACCGACGTGCCGCTGGGCATCgccaagattggaaaacgtttGGTCAACATCACCATCATCAAAGAACAcg CCCCCAGCATCTTCTCCTTCCTCCAGCCGTCCTACACCTACAGTCGACACGACGGCGTGGCCAATATTCCCATCGGCCGAGAGATCGTGGAGGACGGACGCACGCAAGTGTCCTACCGCACGCGGGATCTGACGGCCAAGGATAAAAAG gACTACGTGACCGTGGACGGAGACTTGACTTACGGTCCCGGCGAGACTCAGAAGACCGTCCCGGTCCGTCTGTTGGAACTGGGCGAGAAGGACGCCCTCCTGGACGACAGACAAGTCAAGCAATTTGTCATGGACCTCAGTAACCCGCGACAGGGCGCCAAGCTGGGGCGCTACCCGAGGACCACCATCACCATCGCCGATCCGCCAG ATCCCGGCGCTATTATGTTCAAGAGAGGCACCCAAAGCTTCACCACGGCCGATTCATCTTACAGCATCCCGGTGGTGCGCACTCGCAACCGGGACGGCCCGGCCACCGTCAAATGGCGCACAAAGAAGGGCCAGCGGGTGGACCTCTCGGGCACTTTGAAGTTTAACCCCGGAGAGACGGAGAAGACGATCGTGATCGACCCCAGGAGTCACCCGGTTTTGGCTCAGCCCGACTCCTTCCAGTTGGAGCTCCTGGAGCCGAGTAGCAACGCCACCGTGGGAGAAAGGAAAACCACCGTCGTCAATGTTGTGGAAGGAG GCCCCAGGTCTCCCGAGTTAGCCCAGATGCAGCAGAAAGGCTTGGTGTCTCCCAAAAATAGCTTGCCCGGTGGTCGCCTTCTGGCCCCGGGAAACCCCAAGGCCAAGGCAACCGGACCCAGGAGCATCCGCCTCAACTGGGACCCGCCGGCCGGAAACCCCGCGGGGTACAAG GTCAAGTACTGGATTTACGGCGACCCAGAGAAAGATGCTCAGGTCTTGGACGTCAAAACTCCTCACGCCGATCTGACCAATCTGTACCCCTACTGCGACTACGAGATGCGAGTGTCGGCCTACAACGCCTCGGGAAACGGCAATGAGACCGACGTGGTGGCTTGTCAGACTCTGGAAGACG TGCCCGGCGAACCGGGTCGACTGGCCTTCAACGTCATCAGCCCCACGGTCACTCAGATCAGTTGGGCCGAGCCGGCCGAGACCAACGGTGACATCACGGCTTACGAGGTCCTCTACACCCCCATCGACGACGACATGA AGCAAATGGGGGCAGCCAAGAAGGTGAAGATCGACAACCCAAAGAAACGCATGCTCTTGATTGAGAATCTGGTCAATGCCCAGACCTATCAATACAAGGTCCGCGCCAAGAATAGCGTGGGCTGGGGCCCCTATCGGGACGCCACCATCAACTTGGCGTCGCAGCCGGCCAGACCTCTGTCCA TTCCCATCATTCCGGACGTCCCCATCGTGGACGCCGAAGCGGGAGACGAATACGACAGTTACCTGATGTACAGCAACGAGGTGCTGAAGTCTCCCGCCAGCTCCAAGACGCCCAGCATGTCTGGCGATG ATTACACGACCAACGGAAAGTGGGACCAGAACTTCCTTTTCCCGGGCGGTTCGGCCACGCGCAACttgtcgtcgtcctcctcgccCATGTCCTCTTTTAACTCCAACTACAGAGGCGGCTCCTTTAGCACGGAAAACACCACCACCCACTACATGCCAG GAAGCCCTCTCAGAGGCGATATGATGGGCGGAGTCAGCGGAATGCACACGTCGGAGGTGGTGATGAGGAAGCGCTCGGAGAGAAGTTACGGGGAAGAAAACATACGGGACTCCATCGTCATGGGAGACCTAGCCAACAAGTTTGCTGAAATAG AGGCCAGACTTAGCCCCGGGGTCCCCGACACCCCCAGCCGCCTGGTGTTTTCGGCTCTGGGTCCCACCGCCCTGAAAGTCAGTTGGCAGGAGCCCCGTTGCGAGAGGGACATCTCGGGTTACTCGGTGGCGTACCAGCCGCTCAACGGAG GCGAAACCAAGCGCGTCAACGTGACCAACCCGGCGGAGAACTCGGTGATCATCCGGGACCTTCTTCCCAACCACTCCTACCTGTTTAAGGTGAAGGCCCAGAGCCAAGAGGGCTGGGGTCCCGAGAGAGAGGGCGTCATCACCATCGAGTCGGCCGTGGATCCGCGGAGCCCCCTGAGTCCCATGCCAG GTTCCCCCTTCACCCTGAGCACCCCCAGCGCGCCGGGTCCGCTGGTCTTCACGGCGCTGAGCCCCGATTCGCTGCAGCTCAGCTGGGAAAAACCGAGGAAGCCCAACGGAGACATCCTAGGCTACGTGGTCACCTGCGAGCAGCTGCACGGAGGAG cgGACACGCGTTCCTTCCAGGTCGGCGGGGACGGCGCCGAGACCCGTCTGACCGTCCCCGACTTGACGGAGAACATCCCTTACAAGTTCAAAGTCCAGGCTCAGACCACTGTGGGTTTCGGCCCCGAGAGGGAGGGCATCATCACCATCGAGTCTCAGGATGCAG gggCCTTGTCTCAATTTCACAATCAATCCATGACAAGGAGGGAAGTTTTCAACATGCCCAGTGACATGAGCACCATGAGCAGCATCTCGCGCACCATGATCAACGACCCCTTCTTCTCAG ACGGAATgacgaccaccaccaccacgcagCACGTGGAAAGCAGCGGCATGATGAGCCGCCAAGTCACCAAGGAAGTGGTGCAGAGGAGCGTCATGGGTGCTACCGCCGTcagccaaaaaatgttttacgaCTCCTAA